The following proteins come from a genomic window of Deinococcus aerius:
- a CDS encoding sugar phosphate isomerase/epimerase family protein, giving the protein MKPVFNTANFAFRQVNYRATGDWGQACRTSREHFAPVETFEARFDELLGEVDALGFRDIELWHFHLHQNWWTPEHVEIALDTAGRRGMRFVAYCGGFGDDLPEFERTLGLVRALDIPLLAGNSRVFREQRAEFVARLRDLGVRFGYENHPEKTPQELLDRTGPDEGGLVGVTVDTGWFGTQGYPADEAVRELGERVIHVHLKDVREVGRHDTVGYGQGVVPVREVVEALSYMGYGGYLSVEHEPEQFDPTDDLLESLRQLRSWLVPHGQGARP; this is encoded by the coding sequence ATGAAGCCCGTCTTCAACACTGCCAACTTCGCCTTCCGGCAGGTGAACTACCGCGCCACCGGCGACTGGGGCCAGGCCTGCCGCACCAGCCGCGAACACTTCGCCCCGGTCGAGACCTTCGAAGCCCGCTTCGACGAGCTGCTGGGCGAGGTGGACGCCCTGGGGTTCAGGGACATCGAGCTGTGGCACTTCCACCTGCACCAGAACTGGTGGACGCCGGAGCACGTTGAGATCGCGCTGGACACGGCCGGGCGGCGCGGCATGCGTTTCGTCGCGTACTGCGGCGGCTTTGGGGACGACCTGCCCGAGTTCGAGCGGACGCTGGGACTGGTCAGGGCGCTGGACATCCCCCTGCTGGCCGGAAACAGCCGCGTGTTCCGCGAGCAGCGGGCCGAGTTCGTCGCCCGGCTGCGTGACCTCGGTGTGCGCTTCGGTTACGAGAACCACCCCGAGAAGACGCCGCAGGAGCTGCTGGACCGCACCGGACCGGACGAGGGCGGCCTGGTCGGCGTGACCGTCGATACCGGCTGGTTCGGCACTCAGGGCTACCCCGCCGACGAGGCCGTCCGTGAACTCGGCGAGCGGGTCATCCATGTTCACCTCAAGGACGTGCGAGAGGTGGGCAGGCATGACACCGTCGGCTACGGACAGGGTGTGGTGCCGGTACGCGAGGTGGTCGAGGCCCTTTCATACATGGGCTATGGCGGCTACCTCAGCGTCGAGCACGAGCCGGAACAGTTCGACCCGACCGATGACCTGCTGGAATCCCTGCGCCAACTCCGGTCGTGGCTGGTACCCCACGGGCAGGGGGCGAGGCCATGA
- a CDS encoding MBL fold metallo-hydrolase, which translates to MIEVLPGVFRHTGSAQVYAVCDGDSAVLVNIGDGSVLDDLPPRVRRVRAVLLTHHHRDVAAGAARAVRAGIPVYAPEGERASLHDPQRYLSLADARNNYDARPHIWTVPDAAVTLPLREYRTYRFGRLRFTLRPTPGQTPGAASFLLKFRRMTLAFTGDLLYAPGQISRLASTQWTYHGGEGIAGTILSLLDLADQSPTHILPSHGEIMGAGALRQTAEALWPLLLLRRHNLRLFELRAEPYAELRPWLLWNRTSLANLYVLRSESGRALMIDFGYDFCFGQASGTDRESRRPWLYTIPALFERYGVKGIDAVIPTHYHDDHVAGIPLLREVYGAELWAPENVAGVLAEPQAFRLPCLWFEPMEADRRLPLGQPFEWEEFRITPFEVTGHARYASALLVEAHGERVLFGGDQYADPDGLGLNYTYPNLFCEDDYVRSAELYARLRPDLILGGHNGPIKPSPEYFDELLARGRALQTLHAALQPPSARMVMHAEPISVPSGSPVTLTVENPTDAPFEGELHVYGRATEAACLPLRIPPSSRLTLPFSPSGPQGARIHFELRGAPGEPCQFAHATIDHPPYGNSLYGDSYAS; encoded by the coding sequence ATGATCGAGGTGCTGCCCGGCGTGTTCCGCCATACCGGCTCCGCCCAGGTGTACGCGGTGTGCGACGGGGACAGCGCCGTGCTGGTGAACATCGGGGACGGCAGCGTCCTCGACGACCTGCCGCCTCGGGTCCGGCGGGTGCGCGCGGTGCTGCTCACCCACCATCACCGGGACGTGGCGGCGGGCGCGGCGCGGGCCGTCCGGGCGGGCATCCCCGTCTACGCCCCGGAGGGCGAGCGGGCCAGCCTGCACGACCCCCAGCGCTACCTCTCGCTCGCGGACGCCCGCAACAACTACGACGCGCGCCCCCATATCTGGACCGTGCCGGACGCGGCGGTGACGCTGCCGCTGCGCGAGTACCGGACCTACCGCTTCGGGCGGCTGCGCTTCACCCTGCGGCCCACGCCCGGCCAGACGCCCGGCGCGGCGTCGTTCCTGCTCAAGTTCCGCCGCATGACCCTGGCCTTTACCGGCGACCTGCTGTACGCGCCGGGCCAGATCAGCCGCCTCGCTTCCACCCAGTGGACCTACCACGGCGGCGAGGGCATCGCGGGCACCATCCTGTCGCTGCTCGACCTGGCCGACCAGTCGCCCACGCACATCCTGCCCTCGCACGGGGAGATCATGGGCGCGGGGGCGCTGCGCCAGACCGCCGAGGCGCTGTGGCCGCTGCTGCTGCTGCGCCGCCACAACCTGCGGCTCTTCGAGCTGCGCGCCGAGCCGTACGCCGAGCTGCGCCCGTGGCTGCTCTGGAACCGCACCAGCCTGGCGAACCTGTACGTCCTGCGCTCGGAAAGTGGGCGCGCCCTGATGATCGACTTCGGGTACGACTTCTGCTTCGGGCAGGCGAGCGGCACCGACCGCGAGTCGCGCCGCCCCTGGCTGTACACCATTCCCGCGCTGTTCGAGAGGTACGGGGTGAAGGGCATCGACGCCGTGATCCCCACCCACTACCACGACGACCACGTGGCAGGCATCCCGCTGCTGCGCGAGGTGTACGGGGCGGAATTGTGGGCGCCGGAGAACGTGGCGGGCGTCCTCGCCGAGCCCCAGGCGTTCCGGTTGCCCTGCCTGTGGTTCGAGCCGATGGAGGCCGACCGCCGCCTGCCGCTCGGCCAGCCCTTCGAATGGGAGGAGTTCCGCATCACGCCCTTTGAAGTCACCGGCCACGCCCGCTACGCCAGCGCCCTGCTCGTGGAGGCGCACGGGGAACGGGTGCTCTTCGGCGGGGACCAGTATGCGGACCCTGACGGATTGGGCCTGAACTACACCTACCCCAACCTCTTCTGCGAGGACGACTATGTCCGCAGCGCCGAACTCTACGCGCGGCTGCGCCCGGACCTGATCCTCGGAGGTCATAACGGTCCCATCAAGCCCAGCCCGGAGTATTTCGACGAGCTGCTCGCGCGGGGCCGGGCGCTGCAAACCCTCCACGCCGCCCTCCAGCCCCCCTCCGCCCGCATGGTGATGCACGCCGAGCCGATCAGCGTGCCGAGCGGGAGTCCGGTGACCCTGACGGTCGAGAATCCCACCGACGCCCCCTTCGAGGGAGAACTCCACGTGTACGGCCGCGCGACGGAGGCCGCCTGCCTGCCCCTGCGGATTCCGCCCTCCTCCCGCCTCACCCTGCCCTTCAGCCCTAGTGGGCCGCAGGGCGCCCGCATCCACTTCGAGCTGCGCGGGGCTCCCGGCGAGCCCTGCCAGTTCGCCCACGCCACCATCGACCATCCCCCCTACGGCAACAGCCTCTATGGTGACAGCTATGCCTCCTGA
- a CDS encoding Gfo/Idh/MocA family protein — MKPVKIAIVGTGVIATPYAKAMRAYPGLELYGCFDLDRERARDYASQHGCRAFDSLEDLLADPEVELVVNLTVFPAHYAVTRQALEAGKHVYSEKPLAGSSEQAQELVALARERGARLGCAPATFLGEAQQRALRELRAGLIGPVRVIYAEANHGRIETWHPVPDSFYQVGPLRDVGVYPLGIVTSIFGPASRVWAYGKTVKPERLTKRGVPFQATENDFYVAVVELASGPVLRLTTSFYTTDKGKQSGIEFQGDDGQLYLGSWMAPRASIETARFGSEYEPLPDYTPAEQSFNWAAPLDDLARALRENRPHRVTGEQAAHIVEILEAAHLSIRQGGMVPLGTTFTPAEPVEAQPA, encoded by the coding sequence ATGAAACCCGTGAAGATCGCCATCGTCGGCACGGGCGTGATCGCCACCCCGTACGCGAAGGCCATGCGCGCCTACCCCGGCCTGGAGCTGTACGGCTGCTTCGACCTCGACCGGGAGCGTGCCCGCGACTATGCCAGTCAGCACGGCTGCCGCGCCTTCGACTCGCTGGAGGACCTGCTCGCCGACCCCGAGGTGGAGCTGGTCGTCAATCTCACCGTGTTCCCCGCGCACTACGCGGTCACGCGGCAGGCGCTGGAGGCGGGCAAGCACGTGTACAGCGAGAAACCGCTGGCGGGCAGCAGCGAGCAGGCGCAGGAGTTGGTGGCCCTGGCCCGGGAGCGCGGCGCGCGTCTGGGCTGCGCGCCCGCCACATTCCTGGGCGAGGCGCAGCAGCGCGCCCTGCGGGAGCTGCGGGCGGGACTCATCGGCCCGGTCCGCGTCATCTACGCCGAGGCGAACCACGGCCGCATCGAGACGTGGCACCCGGTGCCGGACAGCTTCTATCAGGTGGGACCGCTCCGTGACGTGGGCGTGTACCCGCTGGGCATTGTCACCAGCATCTTCGGCCCGGCCTCCCGAGTGTGGGCTTACGGAAAGACGGTCAAACCCGAGAGGCTCACCAAGCGTGGCGTGCCCTTCCAGGCGACCGAGAACGACTTCTACGTCGCGGTCGTGGAACTCGCCAGCGGCCCGGTGCTGCGCCTCACCACGTCCTTTTACACGACCGACAAGGGCAAACAGAGCGGCATCGAGTTCCAGGGCGACGACGGGCAACTGTACCTGGGGAGCTGGATGGCGCCCCGTGCAAGCATCGAGACCGCCCGCTTCGGCTCCGAGTACGAACCGCTCCCGGACTACACGCCCGCCGAACAGAGCTTCAACTGGGCTGCCCCGCTCGACGACCTTGCCCGCGCGCTGCGCGAGAACCGCCCCCACCGCGTGACCGGCGAGCAGGCCGCGCACATCGTCGAGATTCTGGAAGCCGCACATCTGTCGATCCGGCAGGGGGGGATGGTGCCCCTGGGCACCACCTTCACGCCCGCCGAGCCGGTCGAAGCCCAGCCCGCCTGA